In Centropristis striata isolate RG_2023a ecotype Rhode Island chromosome 1, C.striata_1.0, whole genome shotgun sequence, one DNA window encodes the following:
- the tmem184c gene encoding transmembrane protein 184C → MPCSCGNWRRWIRPLVVVLYILLLLVVLPLCIWELQKSEVGTHNKAWFIAGIFVFMTIPISLWGILQHLVHYTQPELQKPIIRILWMVPIYSLDSWIALKYPRIAIYVDTCRECYEAYVIYNFMTFLLNYLENQYPSLVSMLEAQEQQKHLPPLCCCPPWPMGEVLLLRCKLGVLQYTVVRPVTTVIALICQLCGVYDEGNFSSKNAWTYLVIFNNMSQLFAMYCLVLFYRALREELSPIRPVGKFLCVKMVVFVSFWQAVFIALLVKVGIISETRTWDWNSVEAVATGLQDFIICVEMFLAAIAHHFSFTYKPYIQEAEEGSCFDSFMAMWDISDVRADISEQVRNVGRTVMGRPRKSYFGEAQSDGERSGLLSSSSQDAITEAASNPVSPRGQYEGLGKTLTPHSLSAPAGLSSAPWDDGYEPDPEETPEEERTNQSKEPTEADLIVIT, encoded by the exons ATGCCTTGTTCCTGTGGGAATTGGAGAAGATGGATCCGGCCGCTGGTCGTCGTGCTGTATATCTTGTTGCTATTAGTCGTCCTGCCCCTGTGCATCTGGGAGCTGCAGAAGTCAGAG GTTGGCACTCATAATAAAGCATGGTTCATCGCTGGAATATTTGTCTTCATGACCATACCCATATCATTATGGGGCATCCTGCAGCATCTGGTTCACTACACTCAGCCAGAGCTGCAGAAACCTATCATCAG gATACTATGGATGGTCCCAATATACAGCCTGGACAGT tggatTGCATTGAAATACCCCCGTATAGCAATTTATGTGGACACATGCAGGGAGTGCTACGAGGCCTATGTCATCTACAACTTCATGACCTTCTTGCTGAACTACCTGGAGAATCAGTACCCCAGCCTGGTGTCGATGCTGGAGGCCCAGGAGCAGCAGAAACATCTGCCCCCTCTTTGCTGCTGCCCACCCTGGCCAATGGGAGA GGTTTTATTGTTGAGATGCAAATTGGGAGTGTTGCAGTACACCGTGGTCAGACCCGTCACAACAGTGATTGCCTT GATCTGTCAGCTATGTGGAGTGTATGATGAAGGCAATTTTAGTTCCAAAAATGCATGGACGTACCTGGTCATCTTTAACAACATGTCACAGCTG TTTGCCATGTACTGCCTGGTGCTGTTCTACAGGGCTCTCAGAGAGGAACTGAGTCCAATCAGACCAGTGGGAAAATTTCTATGTGTCAAAATGGTGGTGTTCGTCTCTTTCTG GCAAGCTGTGTTCATTGCTTTGCTGGTGAAAGTGGGCATTATCTCAGAGACACGTACATGGGACTGGAATAGTGTGGAGGCTGTAGCTACTGGCTTACAG GATTTCATCATCTGTGTGGAGATGTTTCTGGCAGCCATCGCCCATCACTTCAGCTTCACCTACAAGCCCTACATACAGGAGGCTGAGGAGGGTTCTTGCTTTGACTCTTTCATGGCAATGTGGGACATTTCTGACGTCCGAGCGGACATCTCTGAACAAGTCCGCAATGTTG GGAGAACAGTTATGGGTCGTCCGAGAAAGTCCTACTTCGGTGAGGCGCAGAGTGATGGCGAGCGGTCTGGTCTGCTCTCTTCCAGCTCCCAAGATGCAATCACAGAGGCAGCATCCAACCCGGTGTCCCCCAGAGGTCAATACGAGGGCCTGGGCAAAACCCTCACACCGCACTCTTTGTCCGCCCCTGCTGGGCTCAGCTCGGCGCCGTGGGATGATGGATATGAGCCCGATCCCGAAGAAACCCCTGAAGAGGAAAGGACCAACCAAAGCAAAGAGCCAACAGAAGCAGATCTCATCGTGATCACCTAG